A genomic stretch from Saccharomyces paradoxus chromosome XVI, complete sequence includes:
- the MET16 gene encoding phosphoadenylyl-sulfate reductase (thioredoxin) (3'-phosphoadenylsulfate reductase~similar to YPR167C), with product MKTYHLNNDIIVTQEQLDHWNEQLIKLETPQEIIAWSIVTFPHLFQTTAFGLTGLVTIDMLSKLSEKYHMPELLFIDTLHHFPQTLTLKDKIEKTYYQPKNQTIHVYKPDGCESEADFASKYGDFLWEKDDDKYDYLAKVEPAHRAYKELRISAVFTGRRKSQGSARSQLSIIEIDELNGILKINPLINWTFGQVKQYIDANNVPYNELLDLGYRSIGDYHSTQPVKEGEDERAGRWKGKTKTECGIHEASRFAQFLKQDA from the coding sequence ATGAAGACTTATCATTTGAACAATGACATTATTGTCACACAGGAACAGTTGGATCATTGGAATGAACAATTAATCAAGCTAGAAACGCCACAGGAGATCATTGCATGGTCTATTGTAACTTTCCCTCACCTTTTCCAAACTACCGCCTTCGGCTTGACGGGTCTGGTTACTATTGATATGCTGTCGAAGCTATCTGAGAAATATCATATGCCagaattattatttatagACACTTTGCATCATTTTCCACAAACTTTAACACTAAAGGACAAGATCGAGAAAACATACTACCAGCCCAAAAATCAAACCATTCACGTATATAAGCCGGATGGATGTGAATCGGAGGCAGATTTTGCGTCGAAATACGGCGATTTCTTATGGGAgaaagatgatgataagTACGATTATCTGGCCAAAGTCGAACCTGCACACCGTGCCTACAAAGAATTGCGTATAAGTGCCGTCTTTACGGGTAGAAGAAAGTCACAAGGTTCTGCTCGCTCCCAACTGTCGATTATTGAAATAGATGAACTTAAtggaattttgaaaataaaccCGTTGATCAATTGGACATTCGGGCAAGTTAAGCAGTATATAGATGCAAACAATGTACCATACAACGAACTTTTGGATCTTGGGTACAGATCCATTGGTGATTACCATTCCACACAACCCGTTAAGGAAGGTGAAGACGAAAGAGCGGGAAGATGGAAGGGCAAGACCAAGACTGAGTGTGGAATTCACGAGGCCAGCCGCTTCGCACAATTTTTAAAGCAAGACGCCTAG
- the RHO1 gene encoding Rho family GTPase RHO1 (GTP-binding protein of the rho subfamily of Ras-like proteins~similar to YPR165W), producing the protein MSQQVGNSIRRKLVIVGDGACGKTCLLIVFSKGQFPEVYVPTVFENYVADVEVDGRRVELALWDTAGQEDYDRLRPLSYPDSNVVLICFSIDLPDSLENVQEKWIAEVLHFCQGVPIILVGCKVDLRNDPQTIEQLRQEGQQPVTSQEGQSVADQIGATGYYECSAKTGYGVREVFEAATRASLMGKSKTNGKAKKNTTEKKKKKCVLL; encoded by the coding sequence ATGTCACAACAAGTTGGTAACAGTATCAGAAGAAAGCTGGTAATCGTTGGTGATGGTGCTTGTGGTAAAACGTGTTTATTAATTGTCTTCTCCAAAGGCCAATTTCCAGAAGTCTACGTACCAACTgtctttgaaaattatGTAGCAGATGTTGAAGTTGACGGGCGTCGTGTAGAACTGGCACTATGGGATACTGCTGGCCAAGAAGATTATGATAGACTGAGACCATTATCATACCCAGACTCTAATGTCGTATTAATTTGTTTCTCTATCGATCTTCCAGATTCTTTAGAGAAtgtacaagaaaaatggattGCCGAAGTACTACATTTCTGTCAAGGTGTGCCAATTATTCTTGTTGGTTGTAAAGTGGATTTGAGAAATGACCCACAAACCATTGAACAACTAAGACAAGAAGGTCAGCAACCCGTTACATCACAAGAGGGCCAATCTGTAGCAGACCAGATCGGTGCAACCGGATACTACGAATGTTCAGCCAAGACCGGTTATGGTGTCAGAGAAGTGTTTGAGGCCGCCACTAGAGCTTCATTGATGGGTAAATCTAAAACAAACGGTAAAGCTAAGAAGAATACTAccgaaaagaagaagaagaagtgtGTCTTGTTATAA
- the MMS1 gene encoding Mms1p (Subunit of E3 ubiquitin ligase complex involved in replication repair~similar to YPR164W) produces the protein MLGLRTHGLDRYEHYVRHPSDFGKLELQDWLNHKSFRVSPNLLIDSNTTREWNEPELFYQNVETPETWIRPCREPKLEPSMMMLRYHDSNIGQMPQFCYPITSPVNSKLVLKYILQERADLSNDFPQKYNTLMSSLFEVDKNPETLDDSDIEALDDIGMCSDSDDAKEPKIELQLLEEIQQKHFSLIVSNNGIFQAGRTSITYIRYDISDSIAIKPNNIATLILLTQPSGHLLSLLPLDDGKETYLLQYWNLGQKGQWNIIKHQNEKQFVLIHKELGICKFFEFHLPFTFQLVNNLTLTDSMIMNGSFFPTNYSDLDPYFIIFITAMRYDRIVYFVIEWNNNEIKKKEVYQLTVFDGEKTNMTIPIGLNACLVETPLKFSLVSANQIMSGETEFHSFQLKALKGIKSFFPAPLLLTKLQELDPHIFGKFQYCTVISSSTGNICFCVTERSTITNGNLKIYELTRFKGLKSISPLPSNSINLDSKSSSYALIVISFSRTLELTLSLEDLKCLDTKGVIKPLKNITFKHTVDSSTEENSQILAFTSSKIYNTHTGSNINDTKNSQVWLTSPNAITQPCIDYKLRKTHQVIHLKQFQIFRHLRIWKCKNLDIALLHRLGIKQSKTESSLIFATDAVSNNRMFLLDLTMTTTIDNDDSVQGLINIEDLLCDTENETILLNFTKKSLIQVTRDTIYIDPIENDKKMLKISPGWEFENIAYNDGILIIWNTKLGHISFIKNIDAVDEPNVPVSHLTSSRGMCMFFKQLGTITSIDFEIKESTDDRTKYDIWILLPNRVIRTPFSSWINDSLDFSDEYDLNVQQALINGPYFCCLDYESFFEVCTYQNNCFKKGSRCTSRVNFQGKDIKLRSFGKNQCLAFSAFEIFVINLTPIHQSKELDFYKLKLPHLGNFNSIVEVCPDVDNNRLFVLYSDGLRVLELSYLTSNNGNFLLKSTRSKNKKFLYLDKINRMLVLNQDLREWECIRLSDGKAVSLDSQLLKDDSEEILEIKEIPIMTEENPLEKKTVLLISFTKSLKLVLLTAAKNKISNEIIDSYKFENSRLLDHLVVTPQGEIFILNYKVMGTDNEMSFHKLKVTKHCSDNKEGNNTNLQITLENRFTFKSWSTVKTFNVIGDNIIATTNLGQKLYLIKDFSLSSDESTRVYPLELYPDSKVQKIIPLNECCFVVAAHCGNRNDLDSRLIFYSLPTIKVGLNNETISLPDEYGNGRVDDIFEVDFPEGFQFGTMALYDVLHGEKHANRFSNGIGSDNDEAEAALRKRKNLLLFWRNHSTTPKPPLRRATTMVYEDHVSSRYFEDISSILGSTAMRTKRLSPYNAIALDKPIQDISYDPAVHTLYVLMTDQTIHKFGKDRLPYEDEYEPRWNSGYLVSRRSIIKSDLICEVGLWNLSDDIKNTI, from the coding sequence GAGCTGTTTTATCAGAATGTGGAAACCCCTGAAACTTGGATTAGGCCCTGTAGAGAACCAAAGCTAGAACCATCCATGATGATGCTCAGATATCACGATTCGAATATTGGTCAAATGCCTCAATTTTGTTATCCAATTACCAGTCCAGTGAACTCTAAGCTAGTATTAAAATACATTTTGCAAGAACGTGCTGATTTGTCAAATGATTTCCCCCAAAAGTATAACACCCTTATGAGCAGCCTCTTTGAGGTTGACAAAAACCCAGAAACTCTAGATGATTCGGATATAGAAGCATTAGATGACATAGGAATGTGCAGTGATAGCGATGATGCTAAAGAGCCAAAAATTGAATTACAGTTATTAGAGGAAATCCAACAAAAACACTTCAGTTTAATAGTATCAAACAATGGAATCTTTCAAGCGGGTAGGACATCAATAACATATATACGGTATGATATATCGGATAGCATAGCCATCAAACCCAACAACATCGCAACTTTGATCTTGCTCACTCAACCCAGTGGGCATTTATTATCTCTCTTACCACTAGATGATGGTAAAGAGACATATTTGCTACAATATTGGAATCTGGGACAAAAAGGCCAGTGGAACATAATTAAGCACCAGAACGAGAAGCAGTTTGTTCTTATACATAAGGAACTCGGtatttgtaaatttttcGAATTCCATTTACCGTTTACTTTCCAATTAGTAAACAATTTAACATTGACCGATTCGATGATTATGAACGGTTCCTTTTTCCCAACAAATTATTCTGATTTGGATCCATAtttcattatatttataaCAGCTATGAGGTATGACAGAATTGTCTATTTTGTAATAGAATggaataataatgaaataaagaagaaagaggtGTATCAATTGACTGTTTTTGATGGTGAGAAAACTAATATGACTATTCCTATTGGACTGAATGCTTGCCTTGTCGAAACACctctaaaattttctttagtCTCCGCAAATCAAATCATGTCGGGAGAAACTGAATTTCACTCCTTCCAATTAAAGGCTCTAAAGGGAATTAAGTCATTTTTTCCAGCTCCTTTATTATTAACAAAATTGCAAGAACTTGATCCACAtatatttggaaaatttcaatattgtACCGTAATATCCTCCTCAACGGGAAATATTTGTTTCTGCGTCACCGAACGATCAACAATAACAAACGGTaatttaaaaatttatgaGCTAACGAGGTTCAAAGGATTAAAATCCATTTCACCACTGCCTTCAAATTCGATAAATCTAGACTCCAAGTCCTCGAGCTATGCGCTAATAGTTATAAGTTTTAGTAGAACGTTGGAACTAACATTATCTttggaagatttgaaatGTTTAGATACGAAAGGTGTTATCAagcctttgaaaaatatcacTTTCAAACATACAGTCGATAGTTCCACTGAGGAAAACTCTCAAATTTTAGCATTTACGTCTTCTAAAATTTATAACACACACACAGGCTCTAATATCAATGACACAAAAAATTCTCAAGTTTGGCTCACTTCACCAAATGCAATAACTCAGCCTTGCATTGATTATAAACTCAGGAAGACTCACCAAGTTATTCATTTAAAGCagtttcaaattttcaGGCATCTGAGGATCTGGAAATGTAAGAATCTTGATATTGCTCTGTTACACAGACTTGGAATAAAACAATCAAAAACCGAAAGTTCTTTGATCTTTGCGACTGATGCTGTTTCTAATAATAGGATGTTCCTATTAGATTTAACTATGACGACAACaattgataatgatgattCGGTCCAAGGATTGATAAATATAGAAGATTTGCTATGTGATACGGAAAACGAAACTATCCTTCTAAATTTCACAAAAAAGAGCCTGATTCAAGTAACTAGAGATACAATTTACATCGACCccattgaaaatgataaaaaaatgctcAAAATTTCTCCAGGCTGggaatttgaaaacatcGCATACAATGACGGCATTTTAATAATTTGGAATACTAAGCTTGGTCATATCtcttttatcaaaaatatagaCGCAGTTGATGAACCCAACGTCCCTGTTTCACACTTAACTAGTAGCAGAGGCATGTGCATGTTCTTTAAGCAGTTGGGAACTATTACGAGTATAGATTTTGAGATTAAGGAGTCTACAGATGATCGAACTAAGTATGATATTTGGATACTTTTACCAAACCGTGTCATTCGTACACCCTTTTCCAGCTGGATCAATGATTCACTAGATTTTTCCGATGAGTATGACTTGAACGTTCAGCAGGCGTTAATTAACGGCCCTTATTTCTGTTGTCTCGATTATGAATCATTCTTTGAAGTATGCACTTACCAAAACAACTGCTTCAAAAAAGGTTCTAGGTGTACGAGCAGGGTTAATTTTCAAGGAAAAGACATCAAACTTAGAAGTTTTGGTAAGAATCAATGTTTGGCATTTAGtgcatttgaaatttttgttattaaTTTAACACCAATTCATCAAAGTAAAGAATTGGATTTCTACAAGCTAAAACTACCGCATCTAGGGAATTTCAATTCTATTGTTGAAGTCTGTCCAGACGTAGACAACAACCGATTATTTGTACTCTACTCTGATGGCTTAAGAGTCCTTGAACTATCATACCTAACTTCGAATAATGGAAATTTCTTATTGAAGTCTACAAGGagtaaaaataagaaattcttGTACCTAGACAAAATAAATCGAATGCTCGTATTGAACCAGGACTTGAGGGAATGGGAGTGTATTAGATTATCTGACGGTAAGGCAGTTAGTTTAGATTCTCAACTTCTCAAGGACGATTCCGAAGAAATTCTagaaataaaggaaataCCAATAATGACCGAGGAAAACcctttagaaaagaaaacagtatTATTAATTTCGTTTACGAAATCACTTAAACTAGTTCTATTAACTGCAgcaaaaaacaaaatatccAATGAAATAATAGACTCGTATAAATTTGAGAATTCAAGACTGCTGGATCATTTAGTTGTTACTCCTCAAGGTGAAATATTCATTCTGAATTATAAAGTTATGGGCACTGATAACGAAATGTCTTTTCACAAGTTGAAAGTCACAAAGCATTGCAGTGATAATAAGGAGGGAAATAATACAAATTTACAGATTACCTTAGAAAACCGATTTACATTCAAGAGTTGGAGTACAGTTAAGACGTTTAATGTAATAGGCGATAATATCATCGCTACCACAAACCTGGGTCAAAAGCTCTATTTAATTAAAGATTTCTCTTTGTCCTCCGATGAATCGACGAGGGTGTATCCCCTAGAACTATATCCAGATTCTAAAGTTCAAAAGATAATACCATTAAATGAATGCtgttttgttgttgccGCCCATTGTGGAAACAGGAACGATTTAGATTCCAGGTTGATTTTCTATTCTCTGCCCACCATAAAAGTTGGGCTCAATAATGAAACAATTAGCCTACCGGATGAATACGGGAATGGGAGAGTCGACGACATATTCGAGGTAGACTTTCCTGAAGGGTTTCAATTTGGAACTATGGCTTTGTATGATGTTTTACATGGAGAGAAGCATGCAAATCGTTTTAGCAATGGCATAGGATCCGATAACGATGAAGCAGAGGCGGCGCTAAGAAAGCGTAAGAATTTACTTCTATTTTGGCGAAACCACTCTACAACACCAAAACCTCCACTACGAAGAGCAACCACTATGGTATATGAGGATCATGTATCATCCCgttattttgaagatatAAGTTCTATTTTAGGAAGCACTGCAATGAGAACTAAAAGACTATCTCCATACAATGCAATAGCGCTGGATAAGCCTATTCAGGATATTAGTTATGATCCAGCAGTGCATACTTTATACGTATTGATGACAGATCAAACCATCCACAAATTCGGTAAGGATAGGTTACCTTACGAGGACGAATACGAACCAAGATGGAATTCAGGCTACTTGGTTTCAAGGAGGTCAATAATTAAATCAGATCTCATTTGTGAGGTTGGGTTATGGAACCTTAGCGACGATATTAAGAACACAATATAA
- the MRP2 gene encoding mitochondrial 37S ribosomal protein uS14m (Mitochondrial ribosomal protein of the small subunit~similar to YPR166C) — protein sequence MGNFRFPIKTKLPPGFINARILRDNFKRQQFKENEVLVKSLKFIARNLNLPTKLRLEAQLKLNTLPNYMRSTQIKNRCVDSGHARFVLSDFRLCRYQFRENALNGNLPGVKKGIW from the coding sequence ATGGGTAATTTCAGATTTCCCATAAAGACTAAGCTACCACCTGGGTTCATCAACGCTCGTATACTTAGGGACAACTTCAAAAGACAACAATTTAAAGAGAATGAAGTCCTTGTTAAATCCTTGAAATTCATCGCTAGAAATTTGAACCTTCCAACAAAATTGAGGCTGGAGGCTCAGTTGAAGCTAAATACATTGCCAAATTACATGAGATCTACGCAGATCAAGAACAGGTGCGTGGACTCTGGTCACGCAAGGTTTGTCCTAAGTGATTTTAGGTTGTGCAGGTATCAGTTTAGAGAAAATGCTTTGAATGGTAATTTGCCAGGTGTTAAGAAGGGTATTtggtga